A genomic segment from Actinoplanes sichuanensis encodes:
- a CDS encoding winged helix-turn-helix domain-containing protein, producing MSALAVAHPHATYPRPVLLRPVPDPPPEQQVDDDQAPVTLTISIAGGVGGRERVLAALRELVDAAGAAAVEVDGVSAPAVEHAAEIRLDPRARTAFRGGRLLELSRLEYDLLLFLARHPRQVFSRSQLLTHVWGHRHTTNRTVDVHVSRLRTKLDDPELITTVYGLGYRLADDAPIVVVER from the coding sequence GTGTCCGCTCTCGCTGTCGCCCACCCGCACGCCACGTACCCCCGCCCGGTCCTGCTACGGCCCGTGCCCGATCCGCCGCCGGAGCAGCAAGTGGACGATGACCAGGCGCCCGTCACCCTGACGATCAGCATCGCGGGCGGGGTCGGTGGCCGTGAGCGGGTGCTCGCGGCGCTGCGTGAGCTGGTGGACGCGGCCGGTGCCGCCGCTGTCGAGGTGGACGGCGTCTCAGCGCCGGCCGTCGAGCACGCCGCCGAGATCCGTCTCGACCCGCGGGCGCGCACCGCGTTCCGCGGCGGCCGGCTGCTGGAGCTCAGCCGCCTGGAGTACGACCTGCTCCTCTTCCTCGCCCGGCACCCGCGTCAGGTGTTCAGCCGTTCGCAGCTGCTCACCCACGTCTGGGGGCACCGGCACACCACCAACCGCACGGTCGACGTGCACGTCAGCCGCCTGCGGACCAAACTCGACGACCCGGAGCTGATCACCACGGTGTACGGCCTGGGCTACCGGCTCGCCGACGACGCCCCGATCGTCGTCGTCGAGCGGTAA